The proteins below come from a single Fusobacterium simiae genomic window:
- the truB gene encoding tRNA pseudouridine(55) synthase TruB, protein MEGIIVVNKPKGITSFDVIRKLKKILNTKKIGHTGTLDPLATGVMLVCVGKATKLASDLEAKDKVYIADFDIGYATDTYDIEGKKIAENIIEISKEDLENSIKKFIGNIKQVPPMYSAIKIDGNKLYHLARKGIEVERPERDVTIEYINLLDFKNNKAKIETKVSKGCYIRSLIYDIGQDLGTYATMITLQRKQVGDYSLEISYNLEQIEDMALNNNFEFLKSVEEIFSYDRYNLQTEKELILYKNGNTVKIKENLENKKYRIYFQNEFLGLANVENSNLLKGYKYY, encoded by the coding sequence TTGGAAGGAATAATAGTTGTAAACAAACCAAAAGGGATAACTTCCTTTGATGTTATAAGAAAACTTAAAAAAATTTTAAACACAAAAAAAATAGGACATACTGGAACTCTTGACCCATTAGCAACAGGTGTTATGCTTGTATGTGTTGGAAAAGCTACTAAACTTGCCTCAGATTTAGAAGCTAAGGATAAAGTATATATAGCAGATTTTGATATAGGTTATGCAACAGATACCTATGATATTGAAGGAAAAAAAATAGCTGAAAATATTATTGAGATTTCAAAAGAAGATTTAGAAAATTCAATAAAAAAGTTTATAGGAAATATTAAACAAGTTCCACCAATGTACTCAGCTATAAAGATAGATGGGAATAAACTTTATCACTTGGCAAGAAAAGGAATTGAAGTTGAAAGACCAGAAAGAGATGTTACTATTGAGTATATCAACCTTTTAGATTTTAAAAACAACAAAGCTAAAATAGAAACAAAAGTTTCAAAAGGTTGCTATATTAGAAGTTTAATCTATGATATAGGACAGGATTTAGGAACTTATGCAACTATGATAACTCTCCAAAGAAAGCAAGTTGGAGATTATTCTTTAGAAATTTCATATAATTTAGAACAAATTGAAGATATGGCTTTAAATAATAATTTTGAGTTTTTAAAAAGTGTTGAAGAAATTTTTTCTTATGATAGATACAATTTACAAACTGAAAAAGAATTAATTCTATACAAAAATGGAAATACTGTAAAAATTAAAGAAAATTTAGAAAATAAAAAATATAGAATTTATTTTCAAAATGAATTTTTAGGATTAGCAAATGTAGAAAATAGTAATTTACTAAAAGGATATAAATATTATTAA
- the typA gene encoding translational GTPase TypA gives MKIKNIAIIAHVDHGKTTLVDCLLRQGGVFKTHELEKVEERVMDSDDIERERGITIFSKNASVRYKDYKINIVDTPGHADFGGEVQRIMKMVDSVLLLVDAFEGPMPQTKYVLKKALEQGHRPIVVINKVDKPNARPEDVLYMVYDLFIELNANEYQLEFPVIYASGKTGFARKELTDENMDMQPLFETILEHVQDPEGDVAKPTQFLITNIAYDNYVGKLAVGRIHNGTLKRNQEVMLIKRDGKQVKGKISVLYGYEGLKRVEIEEAEAGDIVCVAGIDDIDIGETLADVNNPVALPLIDIDEPTLAMTFMVNDSPFVGKEGKFVTSRHIWDRLQKEIQTNVSMRVEATDSPDSFIVKGRGELQLSILLENMRREGFEVQVSKPRVLFKERDGKKLEPIELALIDVDDSYTGVVIEKMGVRKAEMVSMNPGQDGYTRLEFKVPARGLIGFRNEFLTDTKGTGILNHSFFDYEEYKGDIPSRNKGVLIASEPGVTVPYALNNLQDRGTLFLDPGVPVYEGMIVGEHNRENDLVVNVCKTKKLTNMRAAGSDDAVKLATPRKFSLEQALDYIAEDELVEVTPTNIRLRKKILKEGDRRKNWSAINK, from the coding sequence ATGAAGATTAAAAACATAGCAATTATTGCTCACGTTGACCACGGGAAAACTACACTTGTAGATTGTTTATTGAGACAAGGAGGAGTTTTCAAAACTCATGAACTTGAAAAAGTTGAAGAAAGAGTTATGGATTCAGATGACATTGAGAGAGAAAGAGGGATTACAATTTTTTCTAAAAATGCTTCTGTTAGATATAAAGATTATAAGATTAACATAGTTGATACACCGGGACATGCTGACTTTGGTGGAGAAGTACAAAGAATTATGAAAATGGTTGATTCTGTTCTTTTACTTGTAGATGCTTTTGAAGGACCTATGCCTCAAACAAAATATGTTTTAAAGAAAGCATTAGAACAAGGACATAGACCAATAGTTGTAATAAATAAAGTTGATAAACCTAATGCAAGACCAGAAGATGTATTATATATGGTTTATGATTTATTTATAGAATTAAATGCTAATGAATATCAACTTGAATTTCCAGTTATTTATGCCTCAGGAAAAACAGGCTTTGCAAGAAAAGAATTAACTGATGAAAATATGGATATGCAACCATTATTTGAAACAATATTAGAACATGTTCAAGACCCAGAAGGAGATGTTGCAAAGCCAACTCAATTCTTAATAACAAATATTGCTTATGATAATTATGTTGGAAAATTAGCAGTTGGAAGAATACATAATGGAACTTTAAAGAGAAATCAAGAGGTCATGTTAATAAAAAGAGATGGAAAACAAGTTAAAGGGAAAATTTCTGTTTTATATGGCTATGAAGGATTAAAAAGAGTTGAAATAGAAGAAGCAGAAGCAGGAGATATAGTTTGTGTTGCGGGTATAGATGATATAGATATTGGTGAAACATTAGCAGATGTAAATAACCCTGTTGCTTTACCTCTTATTGATATTGATGAGCCAACTCTTGCTATGACATTTATGGTAAATGATTCTCCATTTGTTGGAAAAGAAGGTAAATTTGTAACTTCAAGACATATTTGGGATAGATTACAAAAAGAAATACAAACAAATGTTAGTATGAGAGTAGAAGCAACCGATTCTCCTGATTCATTTATTGTAAAAGGTAGAGGAGAGCTTCAACTTTCAATATTACTTGAAAATATGAGAAGAGAAGGTTTTGAAGTACAAGTTTCTAAACCAAGAGTTTTATTTAAAGAAAGAGATGGAAAAAAATTAGAGCCTATTGAACTTGCTTTAATTGATGTAGATGACAGTTATACAGGTGTTGTAATTGAAAAAATGGGAGTTAGAAAAGCTGAAATGGTTTCTATGAATCCAGGTCAAGATGGATATACAAGACTTGAATTTAAAGTACCTGCAAGAGGACTTATTGGTTTTAGAAATGAATTTTTAACTGATACTAAAGGAACAGGAATTTTAAATCATTCATTCTTTGATTATGAAGAATATAAAGGAGATATTCCTTCAAGAAATAAAGGAGTTTTAATTGCAAGTGAACCAGGAGTTACAGTTCCTTATGCTTTAAATAATTTACAAGATAGAGGAACTTTATTCTTAGATCCAGGTGTACCTGTGTATGAAGGAATGATAGTTGGAGAGCATAACAGAGAAAATGATTTGGTTGTAAATGTTTGTAAAACTAAGAAATTAACTAATATGAGAGCAGCAGGTTCTGATGATGCAGTTAAACTTGCAACTCCAAGAAAATTTTCATTAGAACAAGCGCTTGACTATATTGCAGAAGATGAACTTGTTGAAGTTACTCCTACAAATATCAGACTTAGAAAGAAAATTTTAAAAGAAGGAGACAGAAGAAAAAACTGGTCTGCTATTAACAAATAG
- a CDS encoding P1 family peptidase codes for MLREISLNEISNFLYGQVEDKEGITGCTVIISPTGAVASCSVRGGGPASHETELLKPENTIQKIHSVVLSGGSAYGLEATSGVMKYLEEKNIGFSIGKGVVPIVCGASIFDLNIGSFFARPNKEMGYQACLEAEKKENLKEGNFGAGIGATVGKILGTEYSMKSGIGTYALQLGDLKVGAIVVVNAIGDIFNKRTGLQIAGLLSEDKLSLSSTLEVMYKNYTETSNISSLNNTTIACIVSNADISKTEAYKVATLAHNAFAKVINPVHTSMDGDTIFMLANGDIKIDVDTLATFSIEVLSEAINRAIYSADAIEGYPSWKSLQKN; via the coding sequence ATGCTAAGAGAAATTTCTTTAAATGAAATATCAAATTTTTTGTATGGGCAAGTGGAAGATAAAGAAGGGATAACAGGTTGTACTGTAATAATTTCTCCAACAGGAGCTGTAGCATCTTGTAGTGTTCGTGGTGGAGGTCCTGCTAGTCATGAAACAGAATTACTGAAACCAGAGAATACTATACAAAAAATTCATTCTGTTGTTTTAAGTGGTGGAAGTGCTTATGGATTAGAAGCTACCTCAGGAGTTATGAAATATTTAGAAGAAAAAAATATAGGTTTTTCAATTGGAAAAGGAGTAGTTCCTATTGTATGTGGAGCTTCAATATTTGACCTTAATATAGGCTCTTTTTTTGCTAGACCAAATAAAGAAATGGGTTATCAAGCCTGTTTAGAAGCAGAAAAAAAAGAAAATTTAAAAGAAGGAAATTTCGGAGCAGGAATAGGAGCTACAGTTGGAAAAATTCTTGGAACAGAATATAGCATGAAAAGTGGAATAGGAACCTATGCACTTCAACTTGGTGATTTAAAAGTAGGAGCTATTGTAGTTGTCAATGCTATTGGTGATATATTTAATAAAAGAACAGGACTTCAGATAGCTGGACTTTTGTCAGAGGATAAACTTTCTTTAAGTTCTACATTGGAAGTTATGTATAAAAATTATACTGAAACAAGTAATATTTCTTCTTTAAATAATACAACAATAGCTTGTATAGTTAGCAATGCTGATATTTCAAAAACTGAGGCTTATAAAGTTGCTACTCTTGCTCACAATGCCTTTGCAAAAGTAATTAATCCTGTTCACACTTCTATGGATGGTGATACGATATTTATGTTAGCAAATGGAGATATAAAGATAGATGTAGACACTCTTGCAACATTTTCTATTGAAGTTTTATCTGAAGCTATCAATAGAGCAATTTATTCAGCTGATGCAATAGAAGGCTACCCAAGTTGGAAAAGTTTACAAAAGAATTAA